A region of Nitrospinota bacterium DNA encodes the following proteins:
- a CDS encoding EAL domain-containing protein codes for MSEKKNHAVRMELILTGAVVTAMLFLALLAFHHFSWRAAMQENGPLLNGLTLARADIYKGALLVEEAAPAGSAETLKNAFTNFTDAKRHLRLSVKSVDSPDGAEVHDPAIKRRLAELDGKIEELSGAALGWWAVRGSADEKGASLKFAELLNSAQNDAAGLESALYELTRVELEWKNQQFGLVVGIWFITLVVGLGILYRIIRRQALAEDALLKSESRLSRAQKMARLGAWELDLGSGVYSVSEETLDIFGLGAGNGPLTREIMMARVHPDDKEAVEKARAQAEQNRSISMEYKIVRPDGSTGVVYEYGELEAARPGQAARLIGAVQDVTYLRQAEDLLLLATNVFANAIEGVLVTDPRGVIEFANPAATEITGYSQEELVGKTPRILKSDRHDNQFYKELWGALLKDGAWQGEIWNRRKNREAYPEKLTITAIKDMNGRITKFVSVFHDISQIKKSEEKIEYQAYHDALTALPNKVLFSDRLTQSIGYAHRTEKKLAVLFFGLDRLKNINETLGHNKGDILLQRAAQRLLNIVREGDTLARFGGDEFALIQEDIQTEQDAVKMILKILRAVSEPFDLEGHELYITTSAGGAIYPADGSDSPTLIKNAEIAMRRAKDSGRNTYQLYTSSMNVKSFEKLSLEADLRKAIERGGFLVHYQPKVSLATGEITGMEALARWNHPMRGLIPPAEFIPLAEETGLIAPIGEWVMETACEQNRRWREAGYKDLTIAVNLSAVQFRKKDLNRTIETILSRAGLEPAYLNIELTESVVMGEVDSAISILRKLKDMGVKISIDDFGTGYSSLSYLKKFPIDYLKIDRSFIKDVINDPDDAAIVSAIIHMAKRLELQVVAEGVETEEQLEFVRRNGCEEVQGYLYSPPKTAMELTRILAAGGLLRPTKLGAV; via the coding sequence GAAAAACGCTTTCACAAACTTCACCGACGCCAAAAGACACTTGCGCCTTTCCGTGAAAAGCGTGGACAGCCCTGATGGGGCGGAAGTCCACGATCCGGCCATAAAAAGAAGGCTTGCCGAGCTGGATGGGAAAATCGAGGAACTCAGCGGAGCCGCGCTTGGATGGTGGGCTGTTCGAGGCTCGGCGGATGAGAAGGGAGCATCCTTAAAATTCGCGGAGCTTTTAAATTCGGCGCAAAACGACGCCGCCGGGCTTGAAAGCGCCTTGTACGAGCTGACCAGGGTGGAGTTGGAGTGGAAAAACCAGCAGTTCGGCCTTGTGGTGGGCATATGGTTTATTACTCTCGTGGTTGGGCTGGGGATACTCTACCGCATAATCAGGCGGCAGGCCCTGGCGGAAGACGCTCTTTTGAAAAGTGAAAGCAGGCTTTCAAGGGCTCAGAAAATGGCGCGGCTTGGGGCGTGGGAACTGGATTTGGGCTCGGGGGTCTATTCAGTGTCAGAGGAGACCCTGGATATTTTCGGCCTTGGCGCCGGGAACGGCCCTCTTACCCGTGAAATAATGATGGCCAGAGTGCATCCCGACGACAAGGAAGCGGTGGAGAAAGCCCGGGCGCAGGCGGAGCAAAACCGTTCCATCAGCATGGAGTACAAGATAGTCCGCCCCGATGGCTCCACCGGGGTTGTGTATGAATACGGGGAGTTGGAGGCCGCCCGGCCCGGCCAGGCCGCGCGCCTTATTGGAGCGGTGCAGGATGTCACCTATTTGCGGCAAGCAGAAGACCTTTTGCTCCTGGCCACCAACGTGTTCGCCAATGCGATAGAAGGGGTTTTGGTGACCGATCCCAGAGGGGTAATAGAATTCGCCAACCCGGCGGCCACAGAAATCACAGGGTATAGCCAGGAAGAACTGGTGGGCAAGACTCCTCGAATACTCAAGTCGGACCGTCACGACAACCAATTCTACAAAGAGTTGTGGGGGGCTCTCTTAAAAGACGGCGCGTGGCAGGGGGAAATCTGGAACCGGAGGAAAAACCGGGAGGCGTATCCTGAAAAGCTCACCATAACCGCAATCAAGGACATGAATGGCCGGATAACCAAGTTTGTTTCGGTCTTCCACGACATAAGCCAGATAAAGAAGAGCGAAGAAAAGATTGAATACCAGGCTTATCACGATGCCCTTACGGCCTTGCCCAACAAAGTGTTATTCAGCGACAGGCTTACCCAGTCCATAGGATACGCCCACAGGACAGAAAAGAAACTGGCTGTCCTCTTTTTTGGTTTGGACCGGCTCAAGAACATAAACGAGACCTTGGGGCATAACAAAGGGGACATCCTCTTGCAAAGAGCCGCCCAGCGTTTACTCAACATCGTCAGGGAGGGAGACACCCTGGCCCGTTTCGGCGGGGACGAGTTCGCTCTTATCCAGGAGGACATCCAGACCGAGCAGGACGCGGTAAAGATGATATTGAAAATCCTTCGCGCGGTTTCAGAACCATTCGACCTGGAGGGACACGAGCTATATATAACCACCAGCGCGGGCGGCGCCATTTATCCCGCCGACGGATCCGACTCGCCGACTCTCATAAAAAACGCCGAGATAGCCATGCGCCGGGCCAAGGATTCTGGCAGGAACACCTATCAGCTCTATACATCCTCCATGAACGTCAAAAGCTTCGAGAAACTTTCTCTGGAGGCCGACCTTCGAAAGGCAATAGAACGGGGCGGTTTCCTTGTGCATTACCAGCCCAAGGTGTCTCTGGCCACGGGGGAAATTACCGGCATGGAGGCGCTGGCGCGCTGGAACCACCCGATGAGGGGGCTTATACCGCCAGCGGAGTTCATACCCCTGGCGGAAGAGACCGGCCTAATCGCCCCCATAGGCGAATGGGTGATGGAAACCGCCTGCGAACAGAACCGAAGGTGGAGGGAGGCGGGGTATAAGGACCTGACCATAGCGGTAAACCTTTCGGCAGTCCAGTTCAGGAAGAAGGATTTGAACCGCACAATAGAGACCATTCTGTCCCGCGCGGGGCTGGAGCCTGCCTATCTGAACATAGAGCTTACCGAGAGCGTGGTGATGGGGGAGGTGGACTCGGCAATATCCATCCTGCGAAAACTCAAGGACATGGGGGTGAAAATATCCATAGACGATTTCGGTACCGGATATTCATCGTTAAGCTACCTGAAAAAATTCCCCATAGACTACCTAAAGATAGACAGGAGTTTTATTAAGGATGTCATAAACGATCCGGACGACGCCGCCATAGTGTCGGCCATAATCCACATGGCCAAGCGGCTGGAGTTACAGGTGGTGGCCGAAGGGGTTGAAACTGAAGAACAGTTGGAGTTTGTAAGGCGGAATGGATGTGAAGAGGTTCAAGGCTACCTTTACAGCCCACCCAAGACCGCCATGGAACTTACCAGGATTTTAGCCGCTGGCGGTTTGTTGCGGCCAACAAAGCTTGGCGCGGTTTAA
- a CDS encoding SelT/SelW/SelH family protein has protein sequence MKAKLGIIPEMTAGSGGIFDVHADGELVFSKYEAGRFPDNAEIVEKLSALGKS, from the coding sequence TTGAAGGCGAAACTGGGTATTATTCCGGAAATGACCGCCGGATCTGGCGGGATTTTTGACGTTCATGCCGATGGGGAGCTTGTTTTCTCCAAATATGAGGCAGGCAGGTTCCCGGATAATGCCGAAATAGTGGAAAAACTTTCCGCCTTGGGGAAAAGTTAA
- a CDS encoding TMEM165/GDT1 family protein, with translation MDLKVISSVFITIFLAELGDKTQLATLAFSSGESSRWSVFIGSATALIATSAIATVFGSVLSQYLPPAFLHRGAGILFIVFGVMYLIKP, from the coding sequence GTGGATTTAAAGGTCATATCATCCGTATTCATTACGATTTTCCTGGCGGAACTGGGAGACAAAACCCAGCTGGCCACGCTGGCGTTCTCATCGGGCGAGAGTTCCAGGTGGAGCGTGTTTATTGGCTCTGCCACAGCCCTTATAGCAACCTCCGCCATCGCCACAGTGTTTGGAAGCGTCCTTTCGCAATACTTGCCACCGGCGTTCTTGCACCGGGGGGCTGGGATCCTTTTCATAGTATTCGGCGTCATGTATCTAATAAAACCGTAG
- the ispH gene encoding 4-hydroxy-3-methylbut-2-enyl diphosphate reductase, which produces MWHNRKMSGKEEIKIARTAGFCWGVKRAMDIAMDTANNADGPVYTHGPLIHNPQVIETLEGKDIFALEDATTLDHGTVIIRTHGVTPQVRRRLKEKGLTINDATCPLVAKVQGIIKKHAAKGFSTIIIGDLGHAEVVGLLGFADGKGHVVARVEEVAGLPQMDSVCVVAQTTCDITKYKAIVEAIQARFPNADITNTICDATDERQNEVLRLAGEVDLLIVVGGKSSANTARLAAIARETGVGVSLVETETELDPAEILKYQRIGITAGASTPTWMIERVRDRVAGIREGRKGPARGLLARLAEAWVVSNLHLGAGAGLLTLANAMLAGYEPGWRPAAVAAMYIFSMHVLNQLNDLQTFKHNEPEKTRFYQRWGRLMGVLAGLSAVMGLALAAYLDASAALIYTMATFMGLAYTVKWFPKTRIIRIHRLKDIPASKDIFAGLGWAAVTVAMPAMSAPGDVSFPAAAVAFVFAFTMVYIRSVLSDIRDIRGDRVVGRETIPILIGITGSKTFLAMVTTGLACMLVSAAYSGLVGPFAYALLLSIGYTAMYLWLYHRRTIDRGLAFDLVVDGVFHFTGLLAITWLLIS; this is translated from the coding sequence ATGTGGCACAATAGAAAGATGTCCGGAAAAGAAGAAATAAAAATCGCCCGCACGGCGGGTTTTTGCTGGGGTGTCAAGAGGGCCATGGATATCGCCATGGACACCGCCAATAATGCCGATGGGCCCGTGTACACCCACGGCCCGCTTATCCATAACCCCCAGGTGATAGAGACCCTGGAGGGTAAGGACATCTTCGCGCTGGAAGACGCCACCACGCTGGATCACGGCACGGTAATCATCCGCACCCACGGCGTTACCCCCCAGGTGCGCCGGAGACTGAAAGAAAAAGGACTGACCATTAACGACGCCACCTGCCCGCTGGTGGCAAAGGTGCAAGGCATAATCAAAAAGCACGCGGCTAAAGGTTTCTCCACCATTATCATCGGCGACCTGGGCCATGCGGAGGTTGTGGGGCTGTTGGGATTCGCCGATGGGAAGGGGCACGTCGTCGCAAGGGTGGAGGAAGTTGCCGGTTTGCCTCAAATGGACAGCGTATGCGTGGTGGCGCAAACCACCTGCGATATAACCAAATATAAAGCCATTGTGGAGGCCATACAGGCACGGTTCCCCAACGCCGACATCACTAACACCATCTGCGACGCTACAGATGAGCGGCAGAACGAGGTTTTAAGGCTTGCCGGGGAGGTGGACCTTTTAATTGTGGTAGGCGGAAAAAGCTCCGCCAACACCGCAAGGCTTGCGGCCATTGCCCGGGAAACGGGCGTGGGCGTATCACTGGTGGAAACCGAAACGGAGCTGGATCCGGCCGAAATCCTTAAATACCAAAGGATAGGCATCACCGCAGGAGCCTCCACGCCGACCTGGATGATAGAACGGGTCCGCGACCGAGTGGCCGGAATCCGCGAAGGCAGGAAAGGGCCGGCGCGGGGGCTGTTGGCCCGGCTGGCGGAGGCGTGGGTGGTAAGCAACCTGCACCTTGGCGCGGGCGCGGGCCTTTTAACGCTGGCCAACGCCATGCTGGCAGGTTACGAGCCCGGATGGCGCCCGGCGGCGGTGGCGGCCATGTATATATTCTCCATGCACGTGTTAAACCAGTTGAACGACTTGCAGACCTTCAAGCACAATGAGCCGGAAAAAACCCGGTTCTATCAACGCTGGGGCCGGTTGATGGGTGTTCTGGCGGGCCTTTCGGCGGTGATGGGGCTGGCTTTGGCGGCGTACTTGGATGCAAGCGCGGCGCTAATATACACCATGGCGACCTTCATGGGACTTGCGTACACCGTAAAATGGTTCCCGAAAACCAGAATCATCCGCATCCACAGGCTTAAGGATATACCAGCCTCAAAGGACATTTTCGCGGGATTGGGCTGGGCCGCTGTGACTGTGGCCATGCCCGCCATGTCGGCGCCGGGGGATGTAAGTTTTCCGGCCGCCGCAGTGGCCTTCGTGTTCGCTTTTACCATGGTTTACATCCGGTCCGTATTGTCAGACATCAGGGACATTCGGGGCGACAGAGTAGTTGGAAGAGAAACAATCCCCATACTCATAGGTATCACTGGCTCAAAAACATTCCTGGCGATGGTAACCACGGGGCTTGCATGCATGTTGGTTTCGGCGGCATACTCGGGGCTGGTGGGCCCATTTGCCTACGCGCTATTGCTATCCATAGGCTACACTGCCATGTACTTGTGGCTATACCACCGCCGGACTATAGACCGCGGGCTGGCTTTTGACCTGGTGGTGGATGGCGTATTTCATTTCACCGGATTGCTGGCCATCACGTGGCTTTTGATATCCTGA
- a CDS encoding diguanylate cyclase, translated as MFENPRINDHKRINEMLLWHERLSAKIVGIGLVFFAVMALSIYAYYDALRDELVSASRKDAARLAQSLVASFNTFILNTPQGGAIIGEYVDNVNTGLQGARARMVRGDSINRQYGIHPDGSPMSPEEEASLKDGARRTWESAEYFHQVNPVKSEKGCGSCHAMADGSGRPVPDGATLGLIVVSVSNAGMKASLANLKEESFKILALMALLIFMIAAYINFRVARPLEKVLSAMREVTLGKLEERVDIRQKDEIGKLAENFNHMAGQMERSFRRIENWNVELGAEVERKTDEIRKMRDYYHAVIDSTQRIILTTGLDFLVDSVNAEWDKQAEKLGVSLRRDDLTGRDIISLLPEGDREMMREVCRGIAGRGSEATDGLYKREYELTIGGARKYFSLSISPLLDSAWAVVGLVFVVVDITDRKEAEELLKVERNKLNAIMNGMGASVCIVDSSHRITFMNRVMRDTFGEAAYGAPCYSVVSTFKEPCAGCETGKMEGVVNMEVKGPNGRSYLLTHSPITDMDGKRSIVEVIEDITYLKDMEERLRELTITDNLTQLYNKRHFIDRLADEMTRAQRVGAPLSLLFADIDKFKSFNDTYGHVEGDQLLAALGGIIRGSIRSHVDMGFRYGGEEFTVILPGAGTRQAVIVADRIRQGFSQKRFKVGAGGREDYRTISLGVAIFNPGEDMDSFLERADAAMYRAKKAGGDRVETA; from the coding sequence ATGTTTGAAAACCCACGAATAAACGACCATAAGCGTATTAACGAGATGTTGCTTTGGCATGAACGGTTATCCGCGAAGATTGTTGGCATAGGCCTGGTATTCTTCGCCGTCATGGCGCTATCCATTTACGCCTATTATGACGCGCTCCGGGACGAGCTTGTGAGCGCCAGCAGGAAAGACGCGGCTCGTTTGGCGCAAAGCCTTGTGGCCAGTTTCAATACCTTCATCCTCAACACACCCCAGGGCGGAGCCATTATCGGGGAATACGTGGACAACGTAAACACCGGGTTGCAGGGCGCCCGCGCCCGGATGGTGCGCGGCGATTCGATAAACAGACAATACGGCATCCATCCAGATGGGAGCCCCATGAGTCCCGAGGAGGAGGCGTCGCTGAAAGACGGAGCGCGGCGAACCTGGGAGTCGGCGGAATATTTCCATCAGGTAAACCCGGTGAAGTCCGAAAAGGGTTGCGGATCATGCCATGCCATGGCGGACGGTTCCGGCCGGCCGGTTCCGGACGGGGCCACGCTGGGGCTCATAGTTGTAAGCGTCTCCAACGCCGGGATGAAAGCAAGCCTGGCCAACCTTAAAGAGGAGTCGTTCAAGATCCTGGCGCTTATGGCCCTGCTGATCTTCATGATAGCCGCCTATATCAACTTCAGGGTGGCGCGGCCATTGGAAAAGGTGCTTTCGGCCATGAGGGAGGTGACCCTCGGAAAGCTGGAGGAACGGGTGGACATCCGCCAGAAAGACGAGATAGGCAAGCTGGCCGAAAACTTCAACCACATGGCCGGGCAGATGGAGCGTTCTTTCCGCAGGATAGAGAACTGGAACGTGGAGCTTGGCGCCGAGGTGGAGCGTAAAACTGACGAGATCAGGAAAATGCGGGACTACTATCACGCGGTGATAGACTCCACCCAGCGCATAATCCTCACCACCGGGCTGGATTTCCTTGTGGATTCTGTGAACGCCGAGTGGGACAAGCAGGCGGAGAAACTGGGCGTATCCCTGAGGCGGGATGATCTGACAGGCAGGGACATCATCTCTTTACTGCCAGAGGGAGACCGGGAGATGATGCGGGAGGTTTGCCGCGGGATAGCGGGCCGGGGGAGCGAGGCCACCGACGGGCTTTACAAACGGGAATACGAATTAACCATCGGCGGGGCCAGGAAGTATTTCAGCCTCTCCATATCCCCACTGCTGGATTCGGCATGGGCGGTGGTGGGCCTGGTGTTCGTGGTGGTGGACATCACCGACAGGAAAGAAGCCGAAGAGCTATTAAAAGTCGAGCGCAACAAGCTGAACGCCATTATGAACGGGATGGGGGCCTCGGTTTGCATCGTGGATTCAAGCCACCGCATCACCTTCATGAACCGCGTCATGCGGGACACCTTCGGCGAAGCCGCTTACGGCGCGCCTTGTTACAGCGTGGTATCCACCTTTAAAGAGCCTTGCGCCGGTTGCGAAACCGGCAAAATGGAGGGGGTGGTGAACATGGAGGTGAAAGGCCCCAACGGCAGGAGTTATCTGCTCACCCACTCGCCCATTACAGACATGGATGGAAAACGCTCCATTGTGGAGGTGATAGAGGACATCACCTATCTTAAGGACATGGAGGAGCGCCTGAGGGAGCTTACCATTACAGACAACCTTACACAGCTTTACAACAAACGGCATTTCATCGACAGGCTGGCCGACGAGATGACCCGCGCCCAAAGGGTGGGAGCCCCGCTTTCTCTGCTGTTCGCCGATATCGACAAGTTCAAAAGCTTTAACGATACATACGGCCACGTGGAGGGGGACCAGTTGCTGGCCGCACTTGGCGGGATAATACGCGGCTCCATCCGCTCCCATGTGGACATGGGGTTCCGTTACGGAGGCGAGGAGTTTACCGTTATCCTGCCGGGGGCCGGGACCAGGCAGGCGGTCATCGTGGCCGACAGGATACGTCAGGGATTCTCACAAAAAAGGTTCAAGGTTGGGGCCGGTGGCCGGGAGGATTACAGGACCATAAGCCTTGGTGTGGCCATCTTCAATCCCGGCGAGGATATGGACTCTTTTCTGGAGCGGGCCGACGCGGCCATGTACCGCGCTAAAAAGGCCGGTGGCGACCGGGTGGAAACGGCCTGA
- a CDS encoding pantoate--beta-alanine ligase, which translates to MKTFHHISKMRDAVRAERAKGGRIGFVPTLGFLHEGHEALIAAAMRDNDVVVVSRFVNPLQFRKKAFGRYPRDEARDAAICDKNGVDYLFSPGVEEMYPEGFDTRAEVMDLTGRLEGGAIRWHYRGVVTVVVKLLNIVQPDTAYFGKKDAHQLAIIKRFVKDLNIPVEIRAVATRRAKDGLALSSRNSLLTPEERKAAVVIPDAIKAIGKKLKSGYADYRALGMELEKLIEKEPKARVDFTAVVDAETLREEVSGPSAMIYAAVFIGGKRLTDNLVVKLGPLNKK; encoded by the coding sequence ATGAAGACATTCCACCACATCTCCAAAATGAGGGATGCCGTCCGGGCCGAGCGGGCCAAAGGCGGAAGGATAGGTTTCGTGCCAACGCTTGGCTTCCTGCACGAGGGGCATGAGGCGCTGATTGCCGCCGCCATGCGCGATAACGACGTGGTGGTGGTCTCCCGGTTTGTAAATCCGCTCCAGTTCCGGAAAAAAGCTTTCGGCCGGTATCCCCGGGACGAAGCCCGCGATGCGGCCATTTGCGACAAGAACGGGGTTGACTATCTATTTTCCCCCGGCGTGGAGGAAATGTATCCAGAAGGGTTTGACACCCGGGCGGAGGTGATGGACCTCACCGGCAGGCTTGAAGGGGGCGCTATCCGCTGGCACTATCGTGGCGTGGTCACGGTGGTGGTGAAATTGTTGAATATCGTCCAGCCCGACACGGCGTATTTCGGCAAGAAGGACGCGCATCAGCTGGCCATAATAAAAAGGTTCGTCAAGGACCTGAACATCCCCGTGGAGATAAGGGCCGTGGCCACCCGCAGGGCCAAAGACGGGCTCGCTTTATCCTCCCGCAACAGCCTGCTGACACCAGAGGAGCGCAAAGCGGCTGTGGTGATACCAGACGCCATAAAGGCTATTGGGAAAAAACTGAAATCCGGTTATGCCGATTACCGCGCTTTGGGGATGGAGCTTGAGAAGCTAATAGAAAAAGAGCCGAAGGCCAGGGTGGATTTCACCGCGGTGGTGGATGCGGAAACGTTGAGGGAAGAGGTTTCGGGGCCTTCGGCCATGATATACGCGGCGGTGTTCATCGGTGGCAAAAGGCTGACAGACAACCTGGTGGTGAAACTTGGCCCGCTGAATAAAAAGTGA
- a CDS encoding phosphotransferase codes for MTQPSLTLGQAARLVSLAGFPESQLEIIPLAGDASTRRYYRVVHPNGSVVIMQTPEKGQTAHFMAMTSLMNELAVDTPKILGGDGPFLVLEDLGDNLLQNHISAMAEDELEAEYSRILHDLVRFQLNANRLDNKNLPPYILAFDVEKLTWEVEFANTHFVGGHLGFEMSVSMRNDFMAEWKMVIEDLAGRMETLAHRDLHCRNIMAVEKRRVWIDYQDARMGRMLYDLASLLYDPYAGLSPNLVNRLGDIYYDALKTSGAALWPKDRFMELLEFSTLQRIYKALGTYGYQTSVRGVSTYVPYIAPSMKTLLEVSRGSLRAGKIAGMLKEIFSAAKESRGAV; via the coding sequence ATGACCCAACCTTCATTGACATTGGGCCAGGCCGCGCGGCTTGTCTCACTGGCTGGATTTCCCGAAAGCCAGCTTGAGATAATCCCCCTGGCCGGGGACGCTTCCACCAGAAGATACTACCGGGTCGTCCATCCCAACGGTTCGGTGGTGATAATGCAGACGCCGGAAAAAGGGCAGACGGCGCATTTTATGGCCATGACTTCCCTTATGAACGAACTGGCGGTGGACACTCCAAAAATCCTCGGCGGCGATGGGCCGTTCCTTGTACTGGAAGACCTTGGGGACAACCTTCTTCAAAACCATATTTCCGCAATGGCGGAAGATGAACTGGAAGCTGAGTACAGCCGCATCCTGCATGACCTTGTGAGGTTCCAGCTTAACGCCAACCGCCTGGACAATAAAAACCTGCCGCCTTACATACTTGCCTTCGATGTGGAGAAACTTACCTGGGAGGTGGAGTTCGCCAACACCCATTTTGTTGGCGGGCATCTGGGGTTTGAGATGTCCGTTTCCATGCGTAATGATTTCATGGCCGAATGGAAGATGGTTATAGAAGACCTGGCCGGGCGGATGGAAACCCTTGCCCACCGGGACCTGCATTGCCGGAACATAATGGCCGTGGAAAAACGCCGGGTGTGGATAGATTACCAGGACGCCCGCATGGGCCGGATGCTGTACGACCTGGCTTCGCTTCTGTACGACCCATACGCCGGGCTGTCGCCTAATCTTGTTAACAGGCTTGGGGATATTTATTACGACGCTCTTAAAACCTCCGGGGCGGCTCTGTGGCCCAAAGACAGATTTATGGAACTTCTGGAGTTTTCAACGCTTCAAAGGATTTACAAAGCGCTGGGCACTTATGGTTATCAAACATCAGTCCGGGGCGTGTCAACTTATGTTCCATACATAGCGCCCTCCATGAAAACGCTTCTGGAAGTTTCGCGGGGGAGTTTAAGGGCCGGAAAGATTGCGGGAATGCTCAAGGAAATTTTTTCCGCCGCCAAAGAGTCGCGCGGCGCTGTTTAG
- a CDS encoding 3-deoxy-D-manno-octulosonic acid transferase gives MTAYTIYNIGLLASLPLAAPYIGWRLLTRPEYRQDFFQRLGFRTPVSGKRCIWIHAVSVGETLAAEPLIRLLSEKAPHIPITLTVSTPTGRKVAEEKLASMARILWFPYDFPGSARRAVSAINPSALVMIDTEIWPNVIKEVKAHGGKVALVNGRISDRSYPRYKKARWLLKSALARMDLFLMQGEEDARRLKDLGAGDAKVSVAGNLKFDKPHQPLDGRGRDELKMSLGLNRMEKVIFLGSIHQGEEAAIRAAFSAAERAGGARVVIAPRRVDDLGWIERSIPAEYRLARRSQGKPAESPGVINVPVIDTFGELSRLYAVADVAFVGGSFISRGGQNPLEPAAHGVPVVFGPNMGNFRDAAAILLNSGGAHVAATEDEIIAKFVNLLADEAARAEAGRNAQKAVEANRGAVGKAVDAILELVK, from the coding sequence ATGACCGCTTACACAATTTACAACATCGGCCTCTTGGCGTCGCTTCCCCTGGCGGCGCCCTATATTGGCTGGAGGCTTCTCACCAGGCCGGAGTACCGGCAGGATTTCTTTCAGCGGTTAGGTTTCAGGACGCCGGTTAGCGGGAAAAGATGCATATGGATCCACGCGGTCTCGGTGGGGGAGACTCTGGCGGCGGAGCCTTTGATACGCCTGCTTTCGGAAAAGGCGCCCCACATACCCATAACCCTTACGGTAAGCACCCCCACGGGGCGGAAAGTGGCGGAGGAAAAGCTGGCCAGCATGGCGCGGATACTATGGTTCCCCTACGATTTTCCCGGTTCGGCCCGGCGCGCAGTTTCCGCCATAAATCCTTCGGCGCTGGTGATGATCGACACGGAAATCTGGCCCAACGTGATCAAAGAGGTGAAAGCCCATGGGGGCAAGGTGGCGCTGGTGAACGGCCGCATTTCAGACCGGTCGTATCCACGGTACAAGAAGGCCCGATGGTTGTTAAAATCTGCCTTGGCCCGGATGGATTTGTTCCTCATGCAAGGCGAAGAGGACGCCAGGCGTTTAAAAGATCTGGGCGCCGGTGACGCAAAGGTTTCCGTGGCCGGTAATTTAAAATTCGACAAGCCCCACCAGCCGTTGGACGGGCGCGGGCGGGATGAGCTGAAAATGTCTTTAGGCCTAAACCGTATGGAGAAGGTTATCTTCCTCGGCAGTATCCACCAGGGGGAGGAGGCCGCAATCCGCGCCGCTTTTTCTGCGGCGGAACGGGCGGGAGGCGCACGGGTTGTCATCGCCCCCAGGCGGGTGGACGATTTGGGATGGATTGAGCGCTCCATTCCGGCGGAATACAGGTTGGCCCGCCGGTCACAGGGGAAGCCTGCTGAATCCCCAGGGGTGATAAATGTGCCGGTGATAGACACGTTCGGCGAACTCTCCCGCCTGTACGCCGTTGCCGATGTGGCGTTCGTGGGCGGGAGCTTTATCTCCCGCGGCGGGCAAAACCCGCTGGAGCCCGCCGCCCATGGCGTACCTGTGGTGTTCGGCCCGAATATGGGCAATTTCAGGGACGCCGCCGCTATCCTTCTAAACTCCGGTGGCGCCCATGTGGCGGCCACGGAAGATGAAATCATCGCAAAATTTGTGAACCTTTTAGCCGATGAGGCGGCCAGAGCCGAAGCCGGACGGAACGCCCAAAAGGCGGTAGAAGCCAACCGGGGCGCGGTGGGAAAAGCGGTTGACGCCATTTTGGAGCTTGTAAAATGA
- a CDS encoding lysophospholipid acyltransferase family protein, producing the protein MKNFLNSYVAPPVAFLLIWLISVTLRLFVEGGERESALLGQGKNYSLVFWHGRLFYLPYYYRKTAGRFRILASPSVDGEIIARTLKLFGFGVVRGSSFKGAAKALLALARSASDGYCPVLIADGSRGPIYNLQPGALLISKLSGAPALPVTVSFSSYWTLPTWDKLMIPKPFSKVVVIYGTPVTLSRDCGEDALEKARLDMEADMTAITQRADGYFKEPRT; encoded by the coding sequence ATGAAAAATTTCTTAAACTCCTACGTGGCCCCGCCAGTGGCTTTCCTGCTTATCTGGCTGATAAGCGTCACCCTCCGGCTTTTTGTCGAGGGAGGGGAGCGGGAATCCGCCTTGCTGGGCCAGGGAAAGAACTATTCACTGGTATTCTGGCACGGCAGGCTGTTCTACCTTCCATATTATTACAGGAAAACCGCCGGACGGTTCCGTATTTTAGCCAGCCCCAGCGTGGACGGCGAGATTATAGCCCGGACGCTGAAGCTGTTCGGGTTCGGCGTGGTGCGGGGCTCTTCATTCAAAGGCGCGGCGAAAGCCTTGCTGGCCTTGGCCCGGAGCGCGTCGGACGGATATTGCCCAGTGCTGATAGCCGACGGCTCCCGAGGCCCCATTTACAATCTTCAACCGGGCGCATTGTTGATCTCAAAACTTTCCGGCGCTCCCGCTTTGCCGGTCACGGTCTCTTTCTCAAGTTACTGGACCCTGCCCACATGGGACAAATTGATGATCCCAAAACCTTTCTCCAAGGTGGTGGTGATCTACGGAACACCGGTGACGCTCTCACGGGACTGTGGCGAAGATGCCCTGGAGAAAGCCCGGCTTGACATGGAGGCCGACATGACAGCCATCACCCAACGGGCCGACGGCTATTTTAAAGAACCTAGAACATGA